The genomic region GCATCTGCCAGCCCATACAAACGTTTTTACTTAGCATGAAAACGACACTGCCCAGATGCCCTAAATACTTTTTACAGAATTATGCAAAAGTCTCTATTTAACTATCACATTTATTCATGATATGTTGAGGCCTGATGATTATATGAGGAGACTTCAAATTTTCGACGTTTAGGCAAAATATGGAAAAAAATTTCGATAAACCAAATAACACCAAATAATCTGGGGCTAAAAATGAAAGGGTATATATACTAGCTTTTCATAGATAATACGTATAGAACGGTGTGGGATCGAATAGAGTCCTATCTCTGGGGGCGGGGATTCTCCCTTAAAAAGAAAAACGCTCTCGGTCTCAGACTGTCTAATAGGTGGAGGAATCATAACTATGGCAAAGGCAAACAGGTTCGTAAAGAACGATGAGGGTGTCTCCGCCGTGATTGGAGTCATCCTGATGGTCGCTATAACTGTCATTCTAGCGGCGGTTATCGCGGCGTTCGTGTTTGGAATGGTTGGTGGAGTCAAGAAGACCTACACGGTTTCAGTCACTGTGGCTAGGGCTCCAAATGGTGATATACTCATTAACAACATGGGTGGAAATGATGCAGGCCTAATATTAAACGGTTCAAATAATGGCTTTACAATTGCTTACACAGCCTCTAGTGGTAACGTAGTAACAGAAGCAACGGATTTAGCAGTTGGTGCATCTTATAAAATATCCTCGACAAGTGCTGCTCCGCAATGCCACGTTGTTGTAACTGGTAACTTCAAGGATGGAACGCAACAGGTATTAGCAACTGCTGATGTATAAATAATATACTAAGATCCATGATAAACATGGCTCTTATTTTTAATTTTTCAAGTTGATGGATTATTTTAGAAAAAATTTAAATAACTTTCAACAATTATTTTATCTATAGACAGAAACCGGAGATATAATTAGAATATGGATATAGATAACAATGATAACGCAATTTCAAACATATTAAGTGTATTATTGATAGTAATAATTGTTACGATACTAGCTTCAATAACAGCTTTATATGTTTATAGTTATTTACAAGATTTAAATAGGCCATATTTAGTAGAAATATCTGTAAATAGGATAGATACTACTACAATTCAAATTTTAAATTGTGGAGGACCCGATAGTGTAAATTTAGATTCATCGGTTCCGAATCAATATCCATTTATTGTTACCATCGATGGTCACGAAAATTTTTATATACCCCCTACTAAATTGACAAATGATGTTGGATCATATGGTAATTATCACGCAGTAAATGGACAAAATGTTATTGTTACTGGATTATTTAAGGATGGCAAAAAGCAAATATTGTATCAGGGTGTAGTGTAATTATTATTTAATAAATATTGATATTAAACTATTTATAAGTATTAGTTAAATTACGTAATGTAACGATGTATAGGTGATATATAAAATCTAAAATAGTTATTTTAATAATTATTTTAATGACATTTATTTCTGGTTGTACTATTAATATTTTTTCTGAAATGCTTCATCCCTATTGGTTGTGGGTGCTATTTTCTTAAATCCCTATATAGCGCTTTAAATTTTTCAGCAAGCTCGCCAGACACAGGGATTATACTCTTTTTAAAGTCATACGTATAATCATGCCCTTCATAATAATTATTTTCCAATGCTAAACACGCCTTTGACGCTTTTTCAGTAACTTGCTGCGCATGAAAGATGGCTGGAGGAAAGATTTTTCCTTGAATACGCAATCCATTGCGGCCTCATCTATTGTCGCATCGAGCAGGCACATTAAAGCCTTAGCTTCATTCTCTTTAGACATAATACCACACAGGCCCGCTCTTTAATATAGGCCTATCCGGCTTAACCTTACGGACAATGGGTGCCACTCTTTTTAAAACATCCCGCCCATATAGCCTAATATGGCTATTAAATAGCTCGTAAAGGAACGAAGAGGGCTGCCCCAAATCCTTCTCTTCTAAAATCACTACATCTATAGGCCTCTTAATTTTGTCAAACAAGTCACATTTAATATTAGCGATTATCGTTAGGTCATTCCTTGGATATTTTTTTACGATAACTGTGATATCATAATCACTTTTTGGGTTTTCATTACCTCTCGCCATGCTCCCGAATAAGTATATGGCTTCGACTCCTTTCACTTCTTTTAGGATTACGTCCATGACTTTTGCTAGCTCCATCTTTGTGGCGGTGTCCATTATTAATAAAATAGTCCCCGCATAGCTATTAATCTTATGGAATACATTATAGAGGCCATTAAGAGAGCCATATGCAAATACCTTCCTAATAAAATGATGTACCAGGCTTTCAATAATGCCATACAATATCTCCTCGAGTCAAACAAGATCACAATTGACAAAAATGGGTACATAGTCTGGATATGTGACCCTGAAGTCGCCAAAAGATATCTTTTAAGGGAAGACTTATCCGTAGAATAGCCTCTTTTTACTGGCACTTATTTACAAAAAATTAATAATAAGTGACATCGTATATTGCCTGGCGTATATTCTTAGATGGGTTAACGAGCCTGCCAGAGAGAAATTTCTAGCCTTGAGAAACTCTACATCGGAAGATAAAAAGCTATACAATAATATGCTAAAAACGTTTGATAAGCTTAAGTATAATCCCTATCGCGGTGATAGTTTCAAAAAAGACCGTATACCTAACCTTTGTTATGAAATTTGAGCAAAAATTATGATTTCTCTATCATTTAATGAATAACCGCAAATTATTTAGATTAGAATTTTTAACTTATTAGTTAATAATACCATAATTAATTATTGATTAGGGGGTTACTTAATACATGGTAAATGAACATCAACCTATTTATAATATTGTTATGGATGAACAGAACCAGAGCCATAAGACCAGGCAAGCTTTGTTCGTTAAACTCGAGGAAGAATTTGGGCTTCCTATCGTATCATATTTCACGAGTTTTCGATACCCGGCCATGATAGACAGTGCAGATGCCGATATACTTGAAGGAGTATTACAAAAGCTTGATCTATCAAAAGGATTCGCATTAATAATAAACTCTCCTGGAGGGGATGGATTAGCCGCTGAGAGAATTATAAATGTTTGTAGAAGTTATAGTGGAACAAAAGAATTTATATCCATTGTTCCAGGTAAAGCAAAATCTGCAGCTACTATGATCTGCTTTGGCTCATCTAAAATAGTTATGGGTCCAACTTCTGAGCTTGGGCCGATTGACCCTCAAGTAACCATTCCAGAAAATGATGGTTTAAAAAGGTTTTCTGCATATAATATAATTGAAAGTTATAAAAATCTTTTTAAAAAAGCGGTTGAGGAGAAGGGGAATATTCAGCCTTATTTACAGCAATTAGCCAATTATGACGAAAGGGAGATAAGAGAATTAGAATGTGCGGTATCCCTATCTAAAAGCATCTCTGCCAAGACGTTGGCATCAGGGATGATGAAAGGCCAATCAGAAAATGATATATATGAAAAAATCAAAATATTCTTATCGCCAGAGCATACAAAAACACATGGAAGGCCAATTTATAGGGATGAAGCCAAATCATGTGGCTTAAATATAGAGTATAAGGACATAAAAGACAGTTCATGGAAACTAATATATGAACTCTATATAAGAACGAATAATTTTGTGTCAACTAAAGCTCAAAAATGCATCGAAAGTAAAAATCACTCATACATAGTATTGCCGCAACCGCAAAGATTTCCGGCAAGATAAACGGCATAAGAGGCAATATAGGGAGGTATTATATGGCAGAAAGAAACGAACAAGAGGTACGTTTGGAAAAGGCTGCTGAAGATTATAAAAAGATGATGAAAGAGATTTCTCCATTTATAATTCCCAGGAAGATCGTACAACTTACAAGTGAAGGAGAATGGTGCGAGACATCCATCTGCTTAAATCTTAAATAATTTAGGGGTTCTCTGGTAAGCTGTATAAATATTTTATTTGTCATATTCATTATTTTTTTATTAATGGTCGAGTAGAAAAGTATAATTTTCATCCAACTTTTACAATCAAATGAGATGTTGGATGTTGAGAAGGTCTTCATCGGCGAGATTTGAGCGATAGTATTGCCACGATCAGGCCAGGAAACAATTCTATATCGCATTCTTGACTCGCCCATAGAGCTTAATATGGCTATTAAATAGCTCGTAAAGGAACGAAGAGGGCTGCCCCAAATCCTTCTCTTCTAAAATCACTACATCTATAGGCCTCTTAATTTTGTCAAACAAGTCACATTTAATATTAGCGATTATCGTTAGATCATTCCTTGGATATTTTTTTACGATAACTGTGATATCATAATCACTTTTTGGGTTTTCATTACCTCTCGCCATGCTCCCGAATAAGTATATGGCTTCGACTCCTTTCACTTCTTTTAGGATTACGTCCACGACTTTTGCTAGCTCCATCTTTGTGACGGTGTCCATCATTAATAAAATAGTCCCCGCATAGCTATTATTATGGGATTATAGGCCATTAAGAGAGCCATATGCAAATATCGACATCCCCAGGAGAAATGTCAAAATCTGCAAAGATCTCCTGCTCCAGGTCAGCGGCGCAAGAAATGCCATCCTCGTCTTTTCTGACGATAAAGTTAGCCTTATACTCCCTGGTCGATGCCTTTATATCCTTCACGAAGTGCTCTCCCGCTTCCTTAAAACTGGTTTTACCCTGGATACTCGCAACCGACGTTTTATTCGTACATATAAATTTTTCGCGGAGCCTTCAAATACTTTGTCCAGGCTATTAATATTGGATTAATAAGCCGCATTAAATCCGTCTAACTCAAATATCAGAAGGTATTAATACAGGATTGTTATATAAGCCTAAATAATAAACCGGGTATAGGGCATGTTAGAGATTCCTAGTATAGCTCCTAGTGGTTCACATAATAGCTTATTCTCCTTGCTCGAGCGATTTATAGAAAAGCATAGTGGAGAGTACACTTCAAAAGAGATATATGAGAATTTTTCTAAAAAGACTAACTTAAGCGAGTTCAATCGTATAATCAATGAGCTGGCCGATTCTGGTAAAATTGCCATTGATAGCGAAGGGAAAATATGCTACATATGGGACCCAGAATCCGTTAAAAGAACGATTAAAAACAAAAGACTAGCTTTTAGACGATAAGCGCAGCGATGCTAATATCCCATACACCATGCCAGCTTTATAATCTTTTATTCCTCATACCGTAAAATATAAACGCCATAATTATTTACACTGATTATAGCTTTGGTAGGCTATCCATGAGGTATCAAGTATATTTTGTTTCAGAATCCGTTTTAAAAAAATATAATAAACTTAAAAATTCTACAACCGAAGATAAAAAGATGTTCAAAATATTAACTGATATCTTTGAAAAGCTAGAAGAGCATCCGACATCAGGTATCGCAATACCAAAACGACTAATACCTAAATCATACTTAAAAAAATATAAAATGAAAAACTGCTGGAAATATGATTTGCCGGATGGATGGCGACTAATATATTATCTTAAAAGTGATGGAAAGGTGCAATTAGTCATGATTGTAAAATGGATGCCCCATGATGAATATGAAAGGGATTTTAATTATTAAGAAAAATAGTAAGGCTCTTAGACTTAAAAATCTGCCTTT from Methanocella conradii HZ254 harbors:
- a CDS encoding type IV pilin → MAKANRFVKNDEGVSAVIGVILMVAITVILAAVIAAFVFGMVGGVKKTYTVSVTVARAPNGDILINNMGGNDAGLILNGSNNGFTIAYTASSGNVVTEATDLAVGASYKISSTSAAPQCHVVVTGNFKDGTQQVLATADV
- a CDS encoding nucleotidyltransferase domain-containing protein → MDTATKMELAKVMDVILKEVKGVEAIYLFGSMARGNENPKSDYDITVIVKKYPRNDLTIIANIKCDLFDKIKRPIDVVILEEKDLGQPSSFLYELFNSHIRLYGRDVLKRVAPIVRKVKPDRPILKSGPVWYYV
- a CDS encoding SDH family Clp fold serine proteinase; translation: MDEQNQSHKTRQALFVKLEEEFGLPIVSYFTSFRYPAMIDSADADILEGVLQKLDLSKGFALIINSPGGDGLAAERIINVCRSYSGTKEFISIVPGKAKSAATMICFGSSKIVMGPTSELGPIDPQVTIPENDGLKRFSAYNIIESYKNLFKKAVEEKGNIQPYLQQLANYDEREIRELECAVSLSKSISAKTLASGMMKGQSENDIYEKIKIFLSPEHTKTHGRPIYRDEAKSCGLNIEYKDIKDSSWKLIYELYIRTNNFVSTKAQKCIESKNHSYIVLPQPQRFPAR
- a CDS encoding nucleotidyltransferase domain-containing protein — translated: MMDTVTKMELAKVVDVILKEVKGVEAIYLFGSMARGNENPKSDYDITVIVKKYPRNDLTIIANIKCDLFDKIKRPIDVVILEEKDLGQPSSFLYELFNSHIKLYGRVKNAI
- a CDS encoding type II toxin-antitoxin system RelE family toxin — its product is MRYQVYFVSESVLKKYNKLKNSTTEDKKMFKILTDIFEKLEEHPTSGIAIPKRLIPKSYLKKYKMKNCWKYDLPDGWRLIYYLKSDGKVQLVMIVKWMPHDEYERDFNY